atCCCAATTCTTGATAAAATTTTAGTCATCCATACATATCAAAGCAACCAATTGTTTTGATAATAAGTAGTATCATCGTGAAAAaccatttatttgtttatgtatataaaGGATTAAAAGATCTCCAAAATGATGATTTTTTTGTATATGCAATTTTTAAATGATAGTAATAAAAGTATAGGACTCTGGATATGTTAATAATAAGTAAAGAAACAATTACTCCCATAGGGAAGAACACAAGCATGACGTAACTGATGATGATCTTCTCCTGTTTTTAGACTTTTCTTTATCTATTTgtgttgatcctaaaaactaccaagcctacgtggcgcgcaggccgagtaatctataagctaactacgtccttcgatgaatgcggggtgtgccaactcgtcagccgaggagtaaatttgttgatgttgtgttgggtgcgtggctgacttctgcgtcttgcgattgcgaccgaggaaggaacacgtctcggcctcttgggttctcgaacctaaagacaaggctactattcttacgaagttcaatatcaaattcggctttcaatgtgccgaatgtaataacttgtaacacctcacttcatcgagaaggctaatgagatgacctcgaccaataaggattcggaaatccttctcgaccgagacttggataggtaaccaactgtcctcgccgcagtgctgttgatgccaatggAAGATGCTGTGAGATTGGCTGATTCtgcggtgacagagctatctatgccgacttaagatatcaccggttgctttcacagtgttgttgatgccaacggaagatgtgtcagcaaaaagagaaaataaaaatctcaaagttgttgagagagtttgcacagggcagttgtgtgttaaCTTGCAGGGGCCTGAAATGTTGCACGgcatcttgtatttatagggacgaGTCAGCTTGCCACGGCCTGAATGATAAGCAAAGGATTTCAATTGCACCTAAAGACTTGTAATGGAATATTCTGAGAAATAAAACGATTAGCACATAAGGACTCTACATACTAATCCTGTTTTATTCCCACTTCAACTTAACTTTATCCCATCACTGAATTTGTTGGATAGTCACACACGGCTCTTTTCACATCCAAAACAATCACCTTGTTTTTCTCAATGTCTATACGCCCCACACGTTGCAGACACCTATCCAACTTACTACTGGAACTTATCCCACCTGCAAGTCACCTATGCATGCATAAAGACCATGCACCTAACAACTCTAATCAAACCCCATGTTGGTATATCCAGCCGCAACCATGCATGAAGGCCATATGACAAGATGGAATCCTACTACAATtttgttggataaaaatctatTTGTTGATGTACTTAAATTCCAAGATAACTATTCTGATTGATAATATCTAGATATCGTTAATCAGAATAATTATCGTAGAAATAAAAACATCTTTATCCTAGGAACGATCCAAATATTTTGTCCATCCAACGCCGAACTGATTTTgtaaaattgggtccaaacaatttGTTAATTACTTCATTGTTACCACTCAGATACCGACCTAGTTGGATCTGAACCTGATCCTTTGAATTGAGCAAGCTGGAGCTGAACCTCACCCTTCAAACGGTTCATGGTCAATGGTGGAGCCGCTCCTATTCAATCTGAACTCGAGTCCGTCCAGTCTAATCTGGCCTGGTCCGATTCAGTTCGACCATTTTTTCGCGTGATTCACCTTGTCCGACCTGGTTAGACAGATCTGATTCGGCCCGGTCCGACCCGATTCCAAGGTCGGACTCGGCTCGGTCTGACTTGGTTCTACCGATCTGACTCGACTCAACCGGTCTCACTCAGTCCGGTTGTTCGGTTGGTTCGGTACATTTAACATGTCTGACTCGGACCGGTCCATCCGATTGGCCCTAACCTAACAGGTTCGACTGTCCAATTAGATCTGGTCCGCCCGGTTTAACCCTAGTCCGATCCTGTTGAGGCGAATTGACCAGTTTCTGCAGATTTTCCCTAAGCTTCGTTGGGCTGTCGTGCGTGCTggtttgaagactaggcttttCTCTCGAGCTCGAGGCTCGAAGCGAGTCCAACGGTGGTGGTCTCGAGCCATCTGTCGTTTGTTCTATCAGTAAATCTCTTTTGTCAAACCACCTGTCATCAAGAGGTGAATTGTATGCCCTTCCATTTTCATAATCTTCTCATCTCTTtatatttgtgtggtcacggttaagctacatcaacattttatattaattttttataaaaataataaaataataacgtGGCATAATCGTGAGCATGCAAAGAGAAGATTAtagaaatgggagggcagaccaTCCACCTCCCTGTCGTCGTGCGAACTATTAATCAGGATCTTTTGATCAGATGGAGTTCTGAAAGTGCGATCTTGATTCTCAGTAATTcagtcacacacacaaaaagaaAAGCTTAATCCAACAAAttacatttttttccttttcttaatCTGCTTTCtaattacaaacaaataattaattaacatttctTCTATTGATCTGCATTTGAGCTGAGTCGGTGTTGGTGCGACGACAGGCAGACCGAGAGCGACAGCTGAGCCTCCTGGCACTGGCTCCGCTTCAGCCCCGTTCCTCCACTCCCGCACAGGCTCCGAACTGCTTCCCACTCTTCCGGGCACGCCACCGACACCAAGCACTCCGCCAATCCCCGGTTCAGGTGCCGGCACGCCGCCTCCCGACCCCGACCCGGCCCGATCCGCTTGTGACAATCCGTTAGCGCGCGCTGCAACCGATCGCACTCCCTCAATTTCGCCGTCGTTGTCGGTTGCTTCGCTTCTGACATCGTTCGTTATCGTTACATTCGTTTGTCGCTCGTCTTCTCGTATCCCTGCCTCCTGCGTTTTGAGCTGAGCTTACGGTGTGGCAATCGTGCCACGTCAGCGATTTGAGATGGGAGAATTTGGCCGAGTGGGCCGTTCGTCAATCTCTTCCAAGTTGTAATTGGGCCTATTTGGAAACAGAACCCAAATTACAAACCAAAGCATGTTATATggattttcccaaaaaata
This genomic interval from Malus domestica chromosome 05, GDT2T_hap1 contains the following:
- the LOC103435278 gene encoding uncharacterized protein, which gives rise to MSEAKQPTTTAKLRECDRLQRALTDCHKRIGPGRGREAACRHLNRGLAECLVSVACPEEWEAVRSLCGSGGTGLKRSQCQEAQLSLSVCLSSHQHRLSSNADQ